One genomic region from bacterium encodes:
- a CDS encoding serine hydrolase domain-containing protein, whose product MKRYQVGGMLVLLGWSLALSQSLPARKGGVNMARLALIDKAVQLAIDRGDIPGAVVLVNHGGEKVLHKAYGNCQLVPDTLRMAPEMMFDLASVTKPVATATSIMILAERGQLRLTDRVSDYVPGFSRYRKPDSSLAEEARIWHLLTHTSGLPSYTSADKAAQTLGTPCTTAALVDYIAQLPKLSAPGELYTYSCLGFITLNRIIQAVSGQDVSAFAKENIFEPLGMRYTTFNPDETLRLICVPTEVQANGLPLRGVVHDPLARLQGGISGNAGLFSTASDLARYCQMMLNGGILGQSRILSPVTVARMTQVVDTPAHAARGYGWVIKQGQSWVGGDLLPDGGYGHTGYTGTSIWIDPKTRTYIIILSNRVHPKDDGEVDSMRSTIANIVASAIIE is encoded by the coding sequence ATGAAAAGGTACCAGGTGGGGGGCATGCTTGTTCTGCTGGGATGGAGTCTGGCCTTGAGCCAGTCTCTGCCGGCACGTAAAGGCGGCGTCAATATGGCCCGGCTTGCCCTCATCGACAAGGCGGTGCAACTGGCGATCGATCGGGGAGATATCCCCGGGGCAGTTGTCCTCGTCAACCACGGCGGAGAGAAGGTGCTGCACAAGGCTTATGGCAATTGCCAGCTGGTCCCAGACACCCTGCGGATGGCGCCGGAGATGATGTTCGACCTCGCCTCGGTCACCAAACCGGTCGCCACGGCCACGTCGATCATGATCCTCGCTGAGCGCGGCCAGCTGCGTCTCACCGATCGCGTCTCCGATTATGTCCCCGGATTCTCGCGGTATCGCAAGCCCGACAGCTCCCTGGCTGAGGAGGCGCGTATCTGGCATCTGCTTACGCATACCTCCGGACTCCCCTCCTATACCAGCGCCGACAAGGCTGCGCAAACGCTGGGCACACCCTGCACGACGGCGGCGCTGGTCGATTATATTGCCCAGCTGCCCAAGCTCAGCGCCCCCGGCGAACTCTACACCTACAGCTGTCTCGGATTCATTACGCTCAATCGGATCATCCAGGCGGTCTCGGGACAGGATGTCAGCGCCTTTGCCAAGGAGAACATCTTTGAGCCGCTGGGCATGCGCTACACCACCTTCAATCCCGACGAGACCCTCAGACTGATCTGCGTGCCCACGGAGGTGCAGGCCAACGGTCTGCCCCTGCGCGGTGTCGTCCACGATCCGCTCGCGCGGCTGCAAGGCGGGATCTCCGGAAATGCCGGACTTTTCTCCACTGCCAGTGATTTGGCGCGCTATTGCCAGATGATGCTCAACGGCGGCATCCTCGGCCAGAGCCGCATCCTCAGCCCCGTCACGGTAGCGCGGATGACCCAGGTGGTCGATACCCCGGCTCATGCCGCCCGCGGCTACGGCTGGGTGATCAAGCAGGGACAATCGTGGGTCGGCGGTGATCTGCTCCCAGACGGCGGCTATGGTCACACCGGCTATACCGGCACCTCCATCTGGATCGATCCCAAGACCCGGACCTATATCATCATTCTCAGCAACCGGGTCCATCCCAAAGATGATGGCGAAGTCGACAGCATGCGCAGCACCATCGCCAACATCGTCGCCAGTGCGATCATCGAGTGA